A window from Prochlorococcus marinus CUG1435 encodes these proteins:
- a CDS encoding ribonuclease D, translating to MTIENKNIDLVHNDLTADLYNLYKKSSYLAIDTEAMGLIHGRDRLCLVQICNEFKRTSCIKIEINTSSSPHLKTLLEDDKITKIFHYARFDVAALKCNLEINTKNIFCTKIASKLARTYTNRHGLKDLISELLGIELDKSSQSSDWGSNEDLTKDQLDYAANDVKYLIEAMHKLKVILERENRYELAQKCFEIVSVHADLDILKFSNIFEH from the coding sequence ATGACTATTGAAAATAAAAATATTGATCTTGTTCATAACGATTTAACAGCAGATTTATACAATCTTTATAAAAAATCATCCTACCTAGCTATTGACACTGAAGCAATGGGTTTAATTCATGGAAGAGATAGACTCTGTTTAGTACAAATATGCAATGAATTTAAAAGAACATCCTGTATAAAAATCGAAATTAATACATCTTCTTCACCTCATTTAAAAACACTTCTTGAAGATGACAAAATTACTAAAATTTTTCACTATGCAAGATTTGATGTGGCAGCTCTAAAATGCAATCTTGAAATTAATACAAAAAATATTTTTTGTACAAAAATTGCTAGTAAGTTGGCAAGAACTTATACAAATAGACACGGTTTAAAAGATTTAATTAGTGAATTGTTAGGCATAGAATTAGACAAAAGTTCACAAAGCAGTGATTGGGGTAGCAACGAAGATTTAACAAAAGATCAATTAGATTATGCAGCAAATGATGTTAAATATTTAATTGAAGCTATGCACAAATTAAAAGTTATTTTAGAAAGAGAGAATAGATATGAATTAGCTCAAAAATGTTTTGAAATAGTTTCTGTACATGCTGATTTAGACATACTAAAATTCTCAAATATATTTGAACATTAA
- a CDS encoding cofactor assembly of complex C subunit B: MSYSLNSTLLLTILLAIGLFFFLRASSKDRTTIVEISSSQQPVKVLNGLCEWLNLRGWKQTGGDFEQRILIFKGQVVSSKFLAIFLGFLGGFGSCALGLVIIQLYPEFGWWPILLGLIGGPLSGIVYFKKSAREEKFELRLINENENDSTFMRLKAHRDELISLENELGEKLQLKSDGSLFKTPI, translated from the coding sequence ATGTCCTATTCCTTAAATTCAACATTATTGCTGACAATTCTTTTGGCTATAGGATTATTTTTTTTTCTTAGGGCTTCTAGTAAAGATAGAACAACCATCGTTGAGATTTCATCTTCTCAGCAGCCAGTTAAGGTTTTAAATGGTTTATGTGAATGGCTTAATTTGAGGGGATGGAAGCAAACGGGAGGAGATTTTGAACAAAGAATTTTAATATTTAAGGGACAAGTTGTTTCTAGTAAATTTTTAGCAATTTTTTTAGGTTTTCTTGGCGGTTTTGGTTCCTGTGCTTTGGGATTAGTAATAATTCAACTATATCCTGAATTTGGTTGGTGGCCTATTCTTCTAGGATTAATTGGAGGCCCTTTGTCTGGCATTGTTTATTTTAAAAAATCAGCAAGAGAGGAGAAATTTGAATTAAGGTTGATCAACGAAAATGAAAATGATTCAACTTTTATGAGATTAAAAGCGCATAGGGATGAATTAATCTCTTTAGAAAATGAACTTGGAGAAAAACTTCAATTGAAAAGTGACGGTTCTTTATTCAAAACTCCTATTTAA